The proteins below come from a single Vanessa atalanta chromosome 21, ilVanAtal1.2, whole genome shotgun sequence genomic window:
- the LOC125072320 gene encoding U8-agatoxin-Ao1a-like isoform X2 has protein sequence MPRTSAVMLVLAAFLLADQCSYASYIDPGDDDIEITGSDYDEDPTDLQLLQDVGKRACIRRGGNCDHRPGDCCHSSSCRCNLWGSNCRCQRMGLFQKWG, from the exons ATGCCGCGCACCAGCGCAGTTATGCTGGTGCTAGCGGCTTTTCTGTTGGCAGACCAGTGCTCTTATGCTTCATACATTGATCCAG GTGACGATGATATCGAAATAACTGGATCCGATTACGATGAAGACCCGACTGACCTTCAACTGTTGCAAGATGTTGGCAA GCGTGCGTGTATTCGGCGGGGAGGGAACTGCGACCATCGGCCAGGCGACTGTTGCCACTCCTCCTCTTGCCGCTGCAATCTATGGGGGTCCAATTGCCGCTGCCAGCGCATGGGCCTCTTCCAGAAATGGGGGTGA
- the LOC125072320 gene encoding U8-agatoxin-Ao1a-like isoform X1: MPRTSAVMLVLAAFLLADQCSYASYIDPGDDDIEITGSDYDEDPTDLQLLQDVGKRSSLIYVFRRACIRRGGNCDHRPGDCCHSSSCRCNLWGSNCRCQRMGLFQKWG; the protein is encoded by the exons ATGCCGCGCACCAGCGCAGTTATGCTGGTGCTAGCGGCTTTTCTGTTGGCAGACCAGTGCTCTTATGCTTCATACATTGATCCAG GTGACGATGATATCGAAATAACTGGATCCGATTACGATGAAGACCCGACTGACCTTCAACTGTTGCAAGATGTTGGCAA ACGTTCGTCGCTGATCTACGTTTTCAGGCGTGCGTGTATTCGGCGGGGAGGGAACTGCGACCATCGGCCAGGCGACTGTTGCCACTCCTCCTCTTGCCGCTGCAATCTATGGGGGTCCAATTGCCGCTGCCAGCGCATGGGCCTCTTCCAGAAATGGGGGTGA